A genome region from Streptomyces sp. NBC_01296 includes the following:
- the hypB gene encoding hydrogenase nickel incorporation protein HypB, with protein sequence MCRVVDLKQAVLAKNDSAAHILRAELTARGTTVVNLLSSPGSGKTALLERELGLARERGVPVAALTADLATENDAVRLARSGVPVKQVLTDGLCHLEAGMLGRHLDGWMPEDTRLLFVENVGNLVCPASYDLGETLRVVLASVTEGEDKPLKYPTAFGLAHLVVVTKTDIAQAVEFDETAFRAHVQQVNPGVEVVLTSARGGEGAGILLDRALAVGAGGAVHAPVMAQQPPAHHHHDHHAEGHAHSAVVQSR encoded by the coding sequence ATGTGCCGTGTGGTCGACCTGAAGCAGGCGGTCCTCGCCAAGAACGACTCGGCCGCGCACATTCTGCGCGCCGAACTCACCGCCCGCGGCACCACGGTGGTCAACCTCCTGTCCAGCCCGGGAAGCGGGAAGACCGCCCTGCTGGAGCGCGAACTCGGCCTGGCGCGCGAGCGCGGCGTACCCGTCGCCGCGCTCACCGCCGACCTCGCCACCGAGAACGACGCGGTACGGCTGGCGCGTTCGGGCGTCCCCGTCAAGCAGGTGCTCACCGACGGGCTCTGCCACCTCGAGGCCGGGATGCTCGGGCGCCACCTCGACGGCTGGATGCCCGAGGACACCCGGCTGCTGTTCGTGGAGAACGTCGGCAACCTCGTCTGCCCCGCCTCGTACGACCTCGGGGAGACGCTGCGCGTGGTCCTCGCCTCGGTGACGGAGGGCGAGGACAAACCGCTCAAGTACCCGACGGCGTTCGGGCTCGCCCACCTCGTCGTGGTGACGAAGACGGACATCGCGCAGGCCGTGGAATTCGACGAAACCGCCTTCCGCGCGCACGTCCAGCAGGTCAACCCCGGGGTGGAGGTGGTGCTGACCTCGGCCCGCGGCGGCGAGGGCGCGGGCATCCTGCTCGACCGGGCGCTGGCGGTCGGCGCCGGCGGCGCGGTGCACGCCCCGGTCATGGCCCAGCAGCCCCCCGCGCATCACCATCACGATCACCACGCCGAGGGCCACGCGCACTCCGCCGTGGTGCAGTCCCGCTGA
- the hypE gene encoding hydrogenase expression/formation protein HypE, which yields MGHGGGGALSAELVQHVFAPAFGGEVLAQLGDSAAVTLGGARLAFSTDSYVVRPLFFPGGSIGDLAVNGTVNDLAMSGARAAYLSCGFILEEGVEISVVARVAEALGKAARAAGVEVATGDTKVVEAGHGDGIYLNTAGIGLIPDGVDLRPQRVVPGDVVIVSGEIGLHGVAIMSVREGLGFEAEVESDCAPLGGLVQAMLAVTPDLHVLRDPTRGGLAAALNEIAAASGTGVVIQEGRVPVPEAVGNACAILGLDPFYVANEGKLVAFVPREHADAVLDAMRAHPLGRRATVIGEAVEAHPGLVVARTGLGGTRVVDLPIGEQLPRIC from the coding sequence ATGGGCCACGGAGGCGGCGGCGCGCTCTCCGCCGAGCTCGTCCAGCACGTCTTCGCACCCGCCTTCGGCGGCGAGGTGCTCGCCCAGCTCGGCGATTCCGCGGCGGTCACCCTGGGCGGGGCCCGACTGGCCTTCTCGACCGACTCGTACGTGGTGCGGCCGCTGTTCTTCCCCGGCGGCAGCATCGGCGACCTCGCGGTCAACGGCACGGTCAACGACCTCGCCATGAGCGGGGCCCGGGCCGCCTACCTCTCCTGCGGGTTCATCCTCGAGGAGGGCGTGGAGATCTCGGTGGTGGCCCGGGTCGCCGAGGCCCTCGGCAAGGCCGCGCGCGCCGCGGGCGTCGAGGTGGCGACCGGCGACACCAAGGTCGTCGAGGCCGGCCACGGCGACGGCATCTACCTCAACACCGCGGGCATCGGGCTCATCCCCGACGGGGTGGACCTGCGCCCGCAGCGCGTCGTACCGGGTGACGTCGTCATCGTCAGCGGGGAGATCGGCCTGCACGGCGTGGCCATCATGAGCGTCCGCGAGGGGCTCGGCTTCGAGGCCGAGGTCGAGAGCGACTGCGCGCCGCTGGGCGGTCTCGTCCAGGCCATGCTCGCGGTCACCCCCGATCTGCACGTGCTGCGCGATCCCACGCGCGGCGGGCTCGCGGCCGCCCTGAACGAGATCGCGGCCGCCTCGGGCACCGGGGTCGTCATCCAGGAGGGCCGGGTTCCGGTCCCCGAGGCCGTGGGCAACGCCTGCGCGATCCTCGGCCTCGACCCGTTCTACGTGGCGAACGAGGGCAAGCTGGTCGCCTTCGTGCCCCGGGAGCACGCCGACGCCGTCCTCGACGCCATGCGCGCCCACCCGCTGGGCCGCCGCGCCACGGTGATCGGCGAGGCGGTCGAGGCCCATCCCGGCCTGGTGGTGGCCCGCACGGGCCTCGGCGGCACCCGCGTGGTCGACCTGCCGATCGGGGAGCAACTGCCCCGCATCTGCTGA
- the hypA gene encoding hydrogenase maturation nickel metallochaperone HypA, whose product MHEMSIAMAVVAQVEEAAEAGGASAVTSVRLQVGELAGVVPDALAFCFELACAGTVLEGAELVTESVPARAHCRSCTGDWAVGMPPRLVCPGCGQATEVELLAGRELQILSVHWEDGPACDRHPAPTREPISEER is encoded by the coding sequence ATGCACGAGATGTCGATCGCCATGGCCGTGGTGGCCCAGGTGGAGGAAGCCGCCGAGGCCGGCGGCGCGAGCGCCGTCACCTCGGTCCGGCTCCAGGTCGGTGAGCTGGCCGGGGTGGTGCCCGACGCCCTCGCCTTCTGCTTCGAACTGGCCTGCGCCGGAACGGTCCTGGAAGGGGCCGAGCTCGTGACGGAGTCCGTCCCTGCCCGCGCGCACTGCCGTTCCTGTACGGGCGACTGGGCGGTCGGCATGCCGCCCCGGCTCGTCTGCCCCGGCTGCGGACAGGCCACGGAGGTCGAACTCCTCGCCGGGCGCGAGCTGCAGATCCTCAGCGTGCACTGGGAGGACGGCCCCGCCTGCGACCGGCATCCCGCCCCCACCCGCGAACCGATCTCCGAGGAGCGCTGA
- a CDS encoding HypC/HybG/HupF family hydrogenase formation chaperone, producing MCLAVPGRVLDIGEKDGTRMATVDFGGVVKEVCLEYLPDLRVGEYAIVHVGFALQRLDEESAKQTLELFAQLGMLQEEFGDPWERAAAEAGTGDWPFADDIAQQPHTGDAVQEAQQQ from the coding sequence ATGTGCCTGGCGGTACCCGGCAGAGTGCTTGACATCGGGGAGAAGGACGGCACCCGCATGGCGACCGTCGACTTCGGCGGGGTGGTCAAGGAGGTGTGCCTCGAGTACCTCCCGGACCTCCGGGTCGGCGAGTACGCCATCGTCCACGTCGGCTTCGCCCTGCAACGCCTCGACGAGGAGTCGGCCAAACAGACGCTCGAGCTATTCGCCCAACTCGGCATGCTCCAGGAGGAGTTCGGCGATCCGTGGGAGCGGGCGGCGGCCGAGGCGGGCACGGGGGACTGGCCCTTCGCCGACGACATCGCGCAGCAGCCGCACACCGGGGACGCCGTACAGGAGGCGCAGCAGCAGTGA
- a CDS encoding class II glutamine amidotransferase — MCRWLAYSGSPMLLDAVLYQPEHSLIDQSLHARMGVESTNGDGFGIGWYSPDGGSTPAIFRDIGPAWNNRNLRELAAHVRSTLFFAHVRASTGSAIQQTNCHPFRHGRWLWMHNGAITDFHRLQRDLYMAVDPALFSCIEGSTDSEVMFYLAVTFGLDQDAPGAVARMAGLVERLGKEHGVADPLQMTIAVSDGERVWAFRYSSAGQSRSLYYSSKAETVRQLYPELPFLREVSDATRLVVSEPLGDLPGVWNELPEASYAVVPSAATEDYLPFIPELP, encoded by the coding sequence ATGTGTCGATGGCTCGCCTACTCCGGTTCGCCGATGCTGCTCGACGCGGTTCTCTACCAGCCGGAACACTCGCTGATCGACCAGAGCCTGCACGCCCGGATGGGTGTCGAGTCGACCAACGGCGACGGTTTCGGCATCGGCTGGTACAGCCCGGACGGCGGCTCAACCCCGGCGATCTTCCGGGACATCGGGCCGGCCTGGAACAACCGCAATCTGCGGGAACTGGCCGCGCACGTCCGCTCGACGCTGTTCTTCGCCCATGTCCGTGCCTCCACCGGATCGGCGATCCAGCAGACGAACTGCCACCCCTTCCGCCACGGCCGATGGCTGTGGATGCACAACGGCGCGATCACCGACTTCCACCGTTTGCAGCGCGACTTGTACATGGCCGTCGACCCGGCCCTGTTCTCGTGCATCGAGGGCTCCACGGATTCCGAGGTGATGTTCTACCTGGCCGTCACCTTCGGCCTCGACCAGGACGCCCCCGGCGCGGTCGCCCGGATGGCGGGCCTGGTGGAGCGGCTCGGCAAGGAGCACGGCGTCGCCGACCCGCTGCAGATGACGATCGCGGTCAGCGACGGCGAGCGCGTGTGGGCCTTCCGCTACTCCAGCGCGGGCCAGTCGCGTTCGCTGTACTACAGCAGCAAGGCCGAGACGGTACGCCAGCTGTACCCTGAACTGCCGTTCCTGCGGGAGGTCTCCGACGCGACCCGGCTGGTGGTCTCCGAGCCGCTGGGCGACCTCCCGGGCGTGTGGAACGAACTCCCCGAGGCGAGCTACGCCGTCGTGCCCTCCGCGGCCACGGAGGACTACCTTCCTTTCATCCCCGAGCTGCCCTGA
- the hypD gene encoding hydrogenase formation protein HypD, whose product MKYIEEFQDPELARRLLDDIHATVTRPWALMEVCGGQTHTIIRHGIDQLLPEQVELIHGPGCPVCVTPLEVIDKALEIASRPEVIFCSFGDMLRVPGTGRDLFQVRSEGGDVRVVYSPLDALRIAQQNPAREVVFFGIGFETTAPPNAMTVHQAKKLGIPNFSLLVSHVRVPPAIEAIMTSPSCRVQAFLAAGHVCSVMGMGEYPELAARHRVPIVVTGFEPLDILEGVRRAVRQLERGEYTVDNAYARAVRPEGNPAALAMLEDVFEVTDRAWRGIGVIPASGWRLSARYRDYDAEHRFSVTDIATQEPAECRSGEVLQGLIKPHECEAFGTTCTPRNPLGATMVSSEGACAAYYLYRRLDLAPARTAPLEASPVV is encoded by the coding sequence GTGAAGTACATCGAGGAGTTCCAGGACCCCGAGCTGGCCCGCCGCCTGCTCGACGACATCCACGCCACCGTCACCCGCCCCTGGGCGCTGATGGAGGTCTGCGGCGGCCAGACCCACACCATCATCCGGCACGGCATCGACCAACTGCTGCCCGAACAGGTCGAGTTGATCCACGGCCCGGGCTGCCCGGTGTGCGTGACCCCGCTGGAGGTCATCGACAAGGCACTGGAGATCGCCTCCCGCCCCGAGGTGATCTTCTGCTCGTTCGGCGACATGCTCCGCGTCCCCGGGACCGGCCGCGACCTCTTCCAGGTGCGCAGCGAGGGCGGCGACGTACGGGTGGTGTACTCCCCGCTCGACGCCCTGCGGATCGCGCAGCAGAACCCGGCGCGCGAGGTGGTGTTCTTCGGCATCGGCTTCGAAACCACCGCGCCGCCCAATGCCATGACGGTGCATCAGGCGAAGAAGCTCGGCATCCCCAACTTCAGCCTGCTCGTCTCCCACGTCCGGGTGCCCCCGGCCATCGAGGCGATCATGACCTCCCCGAGCTGCCGGGTGCAGGCCTTCCTGGCCGCCGGGCACGTGTGCAGCGTGATGGGCATGGGGGAGTACCCGGAGCTGGCCGCGCGCCACCGCGTCCCGATCGTGGTCACGGGCTTCGAGCCGCTGGACATCCTCGAAGGCGTACGCCGGGCCGTACGGCAGCTGGAGCGGGGCGAGTACACCGTCGACAACGCCTACGCGCGGGCCGTCCGCCCGGAGGGGAACCCGGCCGCGCTCGCCATGCTGGAGGACGTCTTCGAGGTCACCGACCGCGCCTGGCGCGGCATCGGCGTCATCCCGGCCAGCGGCTGGCGGCTGTCCGCCCGCTACCGCGACTACGACGCCGAGCACCGCTTCTCGGTGACGGACATCGCCACGCAGGAGCCCGCCGAGTGCCGTAGCGGTGAGGTCCTCCAGGGCCTGATCAAGCCGCACGAGTGCGAGGCCTTCGGCACCACCTGCACCCCGCGCAACCCGCTCGGCGCCACGATGGTCTCCAGCGAGGGCGCCTGCGCCGCGTACTACCTCTACCGGCGCCTCGACCTCGCGCCGGCCCGGACCGCACCGCTGGAGGCGAGCCCCGTTGTCTGA
- a CDS encoding DUF6893 family small protein gives MKKAIIGGVAAAALAAALCVVLPDVQRYLKIRRM, from the coding sequence ATGAAGAAGGCCATCATCGGAGGCGTGGCCGCCGCCGCCCTCGCCGCCGCACTGTGCGTGGTGCTCCCCGATGTCCAGCGCTATCTGAAGATCCGCCGCATGTGA
- the hypF gene encoding carbamoyltransferase HypF has protein sequence MEAVQRRRVVVRGVVQGVGFRPYVYTRATGLGLAGHVTNTPEGVVAEVEGAPAAVSAFCERLAADAPPLAVVDAVDHHEVPVAGGAGFTIVASRSGGPARTLVSPDVATCADCLTELADPADRRHRHPFITCTHCGPRFTIVTGLPYDRVHTTMARFPMCPDCAREYADPADRRFHAQPVACPACGPRLRLHAGSPPREGAHADPVAEARRLLAGGAILAVKGLGGYHLACDAAHAGAVAELRRRKARGDKPFALMARDVADIEHLVHLGPAERDLLTGPVRPIVLLRRRPGAAAQDLVADAVAPGSPDLGVMLPYTPVHHLLLGLPGDPPGPRLLVMTSGNLSGEPIVTDDDEALDRLARLADGWLTHDRPIHVPCDDSVVRVCDGEALTLRRSRGYAPLPLTLPLSVPAALAAGGDLKNAFCLGEGRKAWLSAHIGDMDDLATQYAFERAEQQLESITGVRPGLLAADRHPGYRSGRLVRDRAAGRPVVGVQHHHAHIASAMAEHGQGGARRVIGVAFDGTGYGDDGAVWGGEVLLADYAGYTRFAHLAYVPLPGGDAAVHRPYRMALSHLRAAGLDWDPDLPCTAACPPEELRLLRRQLERNLHCVPTSSMGRLFDAVSSLAGVCHHAGYEAQAAIELEGAALTAAVSGSAGGAGAGDAAGPDYAFALRLPAHGGDAPLTADPAPLLAAVVRDVRAGTAPGVIAARFHTAVADLVSELAVLARERHGIDTVALTGGVFANTVLSCACARLLRERGFTVLRHHRVPPNDGGLALGQLMVAACTPHHPQQGEGHVPGGTRQSA, from the coding sequence ATGGAAGCCGTACAGCGCCGCCGGGTCGTCGTGCGCGGAGTGGTGCAGGGCGTGGGCTTCCGGCCGTACGTGTACACCCGCGCGACCGGGCTCGGCCTCGCCGGGCACGTCACCAACACCCCCGAAGGGGTCGTCGCCGAGGTCGAGGGCGCACCGGCGGCCGTATCGGCCTTCTGCGAGCGGCTCGCGGCCGACGCCCCGCCCCTGGCGGTCGTCGATGCCGTCGACCACCACGAGGTCCCCGTCGCCGGCGGCGCAGGCTTCACCATCGTCGCCTCCCGGTCCGGCGGCCCCGCGCGCACCCTCGTCTCCCCGGACGTGGCCACCTGCGCCGACTGCCTCACGGAGCTGGCCGATCCGGCCGACCGGCGCCACCGGCACCCCTTCATCACCTGCACGCACTGCGGACCCCGCTTCACCATCGTCACCGGGCTGCCGTACGACCGGGTGCACACCACCATGGCCCGCTTCCCGATGTGCCCCGACTGCGCCCGCGAGTACGCGGACCCCGCCGACCGGCGCTTCCACGCCCAGCCGGTGGCCTGCCCCGCCTGCGGACCCCGCCTGCGGCTCCACGCCGGTTCGCCCCCGCGCGAGGGGGCGCACGCCGACCCGGTGGCCGAGGCCCGCCGGCTGCTGGCCGGCGGGGCGATCCTCGCGGTCAAGGGCCTCGGCGGCTACCACCTCGCCTGCGACGCCGCCCACGCCGGCGCCGTGGCCGAGCTGCGGCGCCGCAAGGCCCGCGGGGACAAGCCGTTCGCCCTGATGGCCCGCGACGTCGCCGACATCGAGCACCTCGTCCACCTCGGCCCGGCCGAACGGGACCTGCTCACCGGGCCCGTCCGGCCGATCGTCCTGCTGCGCCGCCGCCCCGGCGCCGCCGCGCAGGATCTCGTCGCCGACGCCGTCGCCCCGGGCAGCCCCGACCTGGGCGTGATGCTCCCCTACACCCCCGTGCACCATCTGCTGCTCGGCCTGCCCGGCGACCCGCCCGGCCCCCGGCTGCTCGTCATGACCAGCGGGAACCTGTCGGGCGAGCCCATCGTCACCGACGACGACGAGGCCCTGGACCGGCTCGCCCGGCTCGCCGACGGCTGGCTCACCCACGACCGGCCGATCCACGTCCCGTGCGACGACTCCGTGGTGCGCGTCTGCGACGGCGAGGCGCTGACCCTGCGCCGCTCCCGCGGGTACGCCCCGCTGCCCCTCACGCTGCCGCTGTCCGTACCGGCCGCGCTCGCCGCCGGGGGAGACCTCAAGAACGCCTTCTGCCTCGGCGAGGGCCGCAAGGCCTGGCTGTCCGCACACATCGGCGACATGGACGACCTGGCCACGCAGTACGCCTTCGAACGCGCCGAACAGCAGCTGGAGTCCATCACCGGCGTACGACCCGGGCTGCTCGCCGCCGACCGGCACCCCGGCTACCGCTCGGGCCGCCTGGTCCGCGACCGGGCCGCCGGCCGCCCGGTCGTGGGAGTCCAGCACCACCACGCACACATCGCGTCCGCGATGGCCGAACACGGCCAGGGCGGCGCCCGCCGGGTGATCGGCGTCGCGTTCGACGGCACCGGATACGGCGACGACGGGGCCGTCTGGGGCGGGGAGGTGCTGCTGGCGGACTACGCCGGGTACACCCGGTTCGCGCACCTCGCCTACGTCCCGCTGCCGGGCGGCGACGCCGCCGTGCACCGGCCGTACCGGATGGCCCTGTCCCATCTGCGCGCCGCCGGGCTCGACTGGGACCCCGACCTGCCCTGCACGGCCGCCTGCCCGCCCGAGGAACTACGGCTGCTCCGACGTCAGTTGGAGCGGAACCTGCACTGCGTCCCGACCTCCAGCATGGGCCGCCTCTTCGATGCCGTCTCCTCCCTGGCGGGCGTCTGCCACCACGCCGGGTACGAGGCCCAGGCCGCCATCGAGCTGGAGGGCGCGGCGCTCACCGCGGCCGTGAGCGGAAGCGCCGGCGGGGCCGGGGCCGGAGATGCCGCCGGACCGGACTACGCGTTCGCCCTCCGGCTCCCCGCGCACGGCGGCGACGCCCCGCTGACCGCGGACCCCGCTCCCCTGCTGGCGGCGGTGGTCCGCGACGTGCGCGCGGGCACCGCCCCCGGCGTGATCGCCGCGCGCTTCCACACGGCCGTCGCCGACCTCGTGTCCGAGCTGGCCGTCCTCGCGCGCGAGCGGCACGGGATCGACACCGTCGCCCTGACCGGCGGGGTCTTCGCCAACACCGTGCTCTCCTGCGCCTGCGCCCGCCTGCTGCGCGAGCGCGGCTTCACCGTACTGCGCCACCACCGCGTCCCGCCGAACGACGGCGGGCTGGCCCTCGGCCAGCTCATGGTGGCGGCCTGCACCCCGCACCACCCACAGCAAGGAGAGGGCCATGTGCCTGGCGGTACCCGGCAGAGTGCTTGA
- a CDS encoding hydrogenase maturation protease: MSGRILIAGIGNVFLGDDGFGVETVRRLSEPGCGLPDRVEVVDIGVRGVHLAYQLLDGYDTLVLVDATARGGAPGTLYLIEAAGAGSIAPQSPVLDGHQMSPDAVLALLDTLCAGTGGTPPRRIWVVGCEPECLDEGIGLSAPVAAAVPEAVRMVLDLVRRPDRELLDEERNATAN; the protein is encoded by the coding sequence GTGAGCGGCCGCATCCTGATCGCCGGCATCGGCAACGTCTTCCTCGGCGACGACGGCTTCGGCGTCGAGACCGTCCGGAGGCTGTCCGAGCCCGGCTGCGGGCTGCCCGACCGGGTCGAGGTCGTGGACATCGGCGTACGCGGGGTCCACCTCGCCTACCAGCTCCTCGACGGCTACGACACGCTCGTCCTGGTGGACGCCACCGCGCGCGGCGGAGCCCCCGGCACCCTCTACTTGATCGAGGCCGCCGGAGCCGGCTCCATCGCCCCGCAGAGCCCCGTACTCGACGGGCACCAGATGTCGCCCGACGCGGTGCTGGCCCTGCTGGACACGCTGTGCGCCGGAACCGGCGGGACACCGCCCCGGCGGATCTGGGTCGTCGGCTGCGAACCCGAATGCCTGGACGAGGGCATCGGTCTGAGCGCCCCGGTGGCCGCAGCGGTCCCGGAGGCCGTACGGATGGTCCTGGACCTGGTCCGCCGCCCGGACCGGGAACTGCTCGACGAAGAGCGCAACGCCACCGCCAACTGA
- a CDS encoding serine/threonine-protein kinase gives MSTPSTDLFQPLRPEDPATVGGYRLSAVLGAGGMGKVYLSYTPGGRPIALKVIRPEFSEDPEFRRRFQQEVRAAQRVQGLYTAPVIDFDTEGSQPWLATAYVPGPSLAHAVARHGRLPLRSVLLLTVGVAEALHVIHGAGIVHRDLKPANVLLAGDGPRVIDFGIARAADATSLTGSGVSVGTPAFMAPEQASAGTVTDRTDIFALGQIVAYAAIGAPAYGEGSSHAVLYRIVHEDPDLSALPQELRPLVTRCLNRDPADRPTLTEVIQMCHDLSPVPLRQGEDWLPQAVAGSITERLQLPEPAKTPPPQPAVAPTPTEVSPQPPAQGAPPYTPTGLGVAAAPTQSAPAAPPHAPTGPAAPGAVPAAPTHSAAAPAAPGTVPPGYHTPPPGYQTHPGYQTPPPGYQTQPGHQTPPPGYVPGYHAPSPAHHPGYPPPAPQRKPKGLIIAGVVVAAVIGLAVIGSLLPDGSGNKAKDGATSSGGSPSGAAPSGGSQDKGQKRSDPTPASYQGINLTANYQLMLADNPPRPATGGNAGVLYNHGDLYFYLDTLFGDTKVGTDNGKLVVLNNSQKGSLETCRAETRYTEKIGLDQLSDGTEICVLSDAGHIAVATYRGKSGAKDPSTYITLDLTIWRNAEEPQKRS, from the coding sequence ATGAGTACACCTTCTACCGACCTTTTCCAGCCGCTCAGGCCCGAAGACCCGGCCACGGTGGGCGGTTACCGTCTGTCCGCCGTGCTGGGCGCGGGCGGCATGGGCAAGGTGTACCTCTCCTACACGCCGGGCGGGCGGCCCATCGCCCTCAAGGTGATCCGGCCCGAGTTCAGCGAGGACCCCGAGTTCCGGCGGCGCTTCCAGCAGGAAGTACGGGCGGCGCAGCGGGTGCAGGGCCTCTACACCGCGCCCGTCATCGACTTCGACACCGAGGGCTCCCAGCCCTGGCTGGCCACGGCCTATGTACCGGGCCCCTCCCTCGCACACGCCGTGGCCCGGCACGGGCGGCTGCCGCTGCGCAGCGTGCTGCTGCTGACCGTCGGGGTCGCCGAGGCGCTGCACGTCATCCACGGCGCGGGCATCGTCCACCGCGACCTGAAGCCCGCGAACGTACTCCTCGCCGGCGACGGTCCTCGCGTGATCGACTTCGGCATCGCCCGCGCGGCGGACGCCACTTCCCTGACCGGCAGCGGCGTCAGCGTCGGCACGCCCGCGTTCATGGCACCCGAGCAGGCCTCCGCCGGTACGGTCACCGATCGCACCGACATCTTCGCCCTCGGCCAGATCGTGGCCTACGCGGCGATCGGTGCGCCCGCGTACGGCGAGGGGTCCTCGCACGCCGTGCTGTACCGCATCGTGCACGAGGACCCCGACCTCAGCGCGCTGCCGCAGGAGCTGCGGCCCCTGGTGACGCGGTGCCTCAACCGTGACCCGGCGGACCGGCCCACCCTGACCGAGGTCATCCAGATGTGCCACGACCTCTCCCCCGTCCCGCTGCGCCAGGGCGAGGACTGGCTGCCCCAGGCGGTCGCCGGTTCCATCACCGAGCGCCTCCAGCTGCCCGAACCGGCGAAGACCCCGCCGCCGCAGCCCGCCGTGGCCCCCACGCCGACCGAGGTCTCCCCGCAGCCTCCGGCGCAGGGCGCGCCCCCGTACACGCCGACCGGTCTCGGCGTGGCCGCCGCGCCGACGCAGAGCGCCCCCGCCGCTCCGCCGCACGCACCGACCGGTCCCGCCGCTCCGGGCGCGGTGCCGGCCGCTCCGACGCATTCCGCGGCTGCTCCCGCGGCTCCGGGCACGGTGCCGCCGGGCTATCACACGCCGCCGCCCGGTTACCAGACGCACCCCGGTTACCAGACGCCGCCGCCCGGCTACCAGACCCAGCCCGGTCACCAGACGCCGCCGCCCGGATACGTGCCGGGCTACCACGCCCCGTCGCCCGCCCACCACCCCGGCTACCCGCCCCCCGCGCCGCAGCGCAAGCCGAAGGGGCTGATCATCGCCGGTGTCGTCGTGGCAGCGGTGATCGGCCTCGCGGTCATCGGTTCCCTGCTGCCGGACGGCTCCGGCAACAAGGCCAAGGACGGCGCGACTTCCAGCGGCGGAAGTCCGAGCGGCGCAGCCCCCAGCGGCGGCTCCCAGGACAAGGGCCAGAAGCGCTCCGACCCCACCCCGGCCTCGTACCAGGGCATCAACCTGACGGCCAACTACCAGCTCATGCTGGCCGACAACCCGCCGCGCCCCGCCACCGGCGGCAACGCCGGCGTGCTGTACAACCACGGCGACCTCTACTTCTATCTGGACACCCTCTTCGGGGACACGAAGGTCGGGACCGACAACGGCAAGCTGGTCGTGCTGAACAACTCGCAGAAGGGTTCGCTGGAAACCTGCCGCGCCGAGACCCGCTACACCGAGAAGATCGGCCTCGACCAGCTCTCGGACGGGACGGAGATCTGCGTGCTCAGCGACGCGGGCCACATCGCGGTGGCCACGTACCGCGGCAAGTCGGGCGCGAAAGATCCGAGCACCTACATCACGCTCGACCTCACGATCTGGCGCAACGCCGAGGAGCCGCAGAAGCGCAGCTGA
- a CDS encoding polysaccharide deacetylase family protein — MSTAFLPVRARAAGRLLHALAAAAALLAAASLPAAGQPRTVVGRAAPAPVEKLYGAAVRAMPTAQKEVSLTFNAAWDEEGLDTVLTVLRQQKAPGTFFVTGHFAERHPDAVRAIAAAGHGIGNHSHSHAPFGELTAAERAQEVTLADRAIRQAAGPAALPFFRFPYGDTTAGRIAEVNALGFADVEWTTDTNGYRGTAGGMTTQQAVKRALDVLAPGEIVQMHVGSLDGQGPVLDAQALPQIIDAVRSRGYRITDLRTLLATQ, encoded by the coding sequence ATGAGCACTGCGTTCCTTCCCGTACGCGCCCGCGCGGCGGGCCGGCTGCTGCACGCCTTGGCCGCCGCGGCCGCGCTCCTCGCCGCGGCCTCCCTCCCGGCCGCCGGGCAGCCCCGTACCGTCGTGGGAAGGGCGGCCCCGGCACCCGTCGAGAAGCTGTACGGGGCGGCGGTCCGGGCGATGCCGACCGCGCAGAAGGAGGTCTCGCTGACCTTCAACGCGGCGTGGGACGAGGAGGGGCTGGACACCGTCCTGACGGTGCTGCGGCAGCAGAAGGCACCGGGCACCTTCTTCGTGACGGGCCACTTCGCCGAACGCCACCCCGATGCGGTCCGGGCCATCGCCGCAGCCGGGCACGGGATCGGCAACCACTCCCACAGCCACGCGCCGTTCGGCGAGCTCACCGCCGCGGAGCGGGCGCAGGAGGTCACGCTCGCCGACCGGGCGATCCGGCAGGCCGCCGGGCCGGCGGCGCTGCCGTTCTTCCGCTTCCCGTACGGCGACACCACGGCCGGGCGGATCGCCGAGGTCAACGCGCTCGGCTTCGCGGACGTCGAGTGGACCACCGACACCAACGGCTACCGCGGCACGGCGGGCGGCATGACCACCCAGCAGGCCGTCAAGCGGGCGCTGGACGTGCTCGCGCCGGGCGAGATCGTCCAGATGCACGTCGGCTCGCTCGACGGGCAGGGGCCCGTGCTCGATGCACAGGCCCTGCCGCAGATCATCGACGCGGTCCGCTCGCGGGGCTACCGGATCACCGACCTCCGCACCCTGCTGGCCACTCAGTAG